The Bosea beijingensis genome contains the following window.
CCCGTCGGCGGCTGACATCGTTGCTCAACCGGCTGCCGGAGAGAGTTTCGGTTTCGAATTGGTCGATCTGACGCCGGCGTCGCTGACCGCAATCAACGGGCGCGCGATCGACAGTTTCAACGGGAGTTTCGGCGACCACAGTGGAGCGACCGAGACGCGAATCGGTGTCGGTGACTTCATCGCCATCACGATCTGGGAAGCTGGTGCTGGCGGTCTTTTCTCGGCACCGCTGACAACGGACCGCTTCACGCCGGGGTCGCGCACCGCAACCATTCCCGAGCAGGCCGTCGCCCGCGACGGCACGATTTCGGTTCCCTATGCCGGTCGCGTCAGCGTCTCCGGCAAGACGACGGCCCAGGTCGAGGCGACGATCCAGGAGCGGCTCGCGGGCAAGGCGATACAGCCCCAGATCCTGGTGACGCTCAGCCGGCCGATCAGCAGCGCCGTCGCCGTGACGGGCGAGGTGGCGGCGGGCGGGCGCATTCCCCTGTCCAACAAGGGCGACCGCATTCTCGAGGTCATCGCCGCGGCTGGCGGCATTCGCGCGCCGGTTAATGAGACCGAGGTCCGGCTCACCCGCGGCTCGCGCACGCTCGCGGTGCCGATGATCACCATCGTCAACAATCCCCGCGAGAACATCTACCTGCGCGGCGGCGATACGCTGACGCTGGTGCGCAACCCGCGGACCTTCATCGCCGCCGGCGCGACCGGCCAGAATGCGGAGATTCCGTTCAACGCCGACGCGATGAACCTCGCCCAGGCGATCGCCAAGTCGGGTGGTCTGCTCGACTTCCGCGCGAATCCGGAGGGCGTTTTCCTCTATCGCTTCGAATCCGCCGAAATGCTGCGCCGGATCAAGCCGGACAGCCCGCTTCTCGGCATGGGCAGCAGGATTCCGGTCGTCTATCGCGTCAATCTGCGCGATCCCAACGGGCTGTTCGTGGCACAGGGGCTGCGGATGCAGCGCGGCGATATCCTCTATGTCTCGAACGCGCCGCTGACCGATCTGCAGAAGGCCTTCTCTGTCTTCCAGAGCCTGACAGCGCCGGCCGTACAGGGCGCCAGCATCGCGGCTGGCTTCAAGTAAGGCGGGACAGCGCGGATCATGCAGGCGCCGCCTCTGGGCGGCGCTGGCTGAGAGCGTGAACGGGTTGTTTGGACGAAGCGGACCGTGAATCAACTCCGAAGGCTTGAGGAAGAGGCGATCTTCCTGTTGCGGGAGACTGCCGCGCTGTTTCGGCGTCCTGTCATGCTCTATTCGATCGGCAAGGACTCGACGGTCCTCGCCCATCTGGCCGCCAAGGCGTTCTGGCCGGCAAAGCCGCCATTTCCTTTGCTGCACATCGATACGACCTGGAAGTTCCGCGAGATGATCGCGTTTCGCGATCGGCTCGCACAAGCACTCGGCTTCGAATTGCAGGTGCATATCAACCGAGACGATGCTGCGCGCGGCATCTCGCCGTTTTCCGTCGATGCGAACACCTATACCCGCATCATGAAGACCGACGCCCTGAAGCAGGCGATGGAGCAGGGGGGCTTCGATGCTGCGATCGGCGGAGCGCGGCGGGATGAGGAGAAGAGCCGCGCCAAGGAGCGCATGTTCTCGCTGCGCAGCCCGCAGCATGGCTGGGAACCGCGCAGCCAGCGCCCGGAATTCTGGCGCCTGGCCAATCCACATCTGCGGCCGGGCGAGACCATGCGCGTCTTCCCGCTGTCGAATTGGAGCGAGCGCGACGTCTGGCGCTACACGCTCGCCGAAGGCATCCCGATCGTGCCGCTCTATCTGGCCCGCCCGCGTCCCGTTGTGCAGCGCGGCGGCTCGCTCATCGTGGTGGACGACGAGCGCTTGCCGCTCCAGCGGGGCGAAGTTCCCGAGATGCGATTGGTCCGCTTCCGCTCGCTGGGCTGCTATCCGCTCTGCGGAGCCGTCGAATCGCAGGCGGCGACAGTTGCCGAGGTGGTCTCG
Protein-coding sequences here:
- a CDS encoding polysaccharide biosynthesis/export family protein — encoded protein: MALTGCSNLPASGPSAADIVAQPAAGESFGFELVDLTPASLTAINGRAIDSFNGSFGDHSGATETRIGVGDFIAITIWEAGAGGLFSAPLTTDRFTPGSRTATIPEQAVARDGTISVPYAGRVSVSGKTTAQVEATIQERLAGKAIQPQILVTLSRPISSAVAVTGEVAAGGRIPLSNKGDRILEVIAAAGGIRAPVNETEVRLTRGSRTLAVPMITIVNNPRENIYLRGGDTLTLVRNPRTFIAAGATGQNAEIPFNADAMNLAQAIAKSGGLLDFRANPEGVFLYRFESAEMLRRIKPDSPLLGMGSRIPVVYRVNLRDPNGLFVAQGLRMQRGDILYVSNAPLTDLQKAFSVFQSLTAPAVQGASIAAGFK
- the cysD gene encoding sulfate adenylyltransferase subunit CysD codes for the protein MNQLRRLEEEAIFLLRETAALFRRPVMLYSIGKDSTVLAHLAAKAFWPAKPPFPLLHIDTTWKFREMIAFRDRLAQALGFELQVHINRDDAARGISPFSVDANTYTRIMKTDALKQAMEQGGFDAAIGGARRDEEKSRAKERMFSLRSPQHGWEPRSQRPEFWRLANPHLRPGETMRVFPLSNWSERDVWRYTLAEGIPIVPLYLARPRPVVQRGGSLIVVDDERLPLQRGEVPEMRLVRFRSLGCYPLCGAVESQAATVAEVVSELEAATTSERQGRLIDGTGSASMEAKKREGYF